From Synechococcus sp. MW101C3, a single genomic window includes:
- a CDS encoding M3 family metallopeptidase yields MPSTLEAPVALLVGEGLPDYAAITPEQVSAHMPGLLAELDQQLDRLEAELSAALEAEAPLNWQQVMGPLQRLGERLRWSWGVVSHLNGVCNGPELRTAHAGQQAAVVAFGNRVGQSRVLYRALETLQASNDLDDTQQRILAAERRDMELRGVGLEGDDQAAFNATSQELAELSTRFGNQLLDATNGWSLLLTEAAEVEGLPESLRGQLAQAARQADHPEASAAEGPWLLGLDMPRYAPFLKYSRRRDLRERLYKAHVSRASGEDGGNGPLIERILTLRREQAQRLGYAHWADVSLAAKMAGSVEEVERLLEDLRAAAHPVALQELAELRACAVRAGATEAEDLQAWDVSFWAEVRRQEAFALDSEALRPWFPLPRVLDGLFGLCNRLFGIRINAADGEAPVWHPDVRYFRVDDAGSGEAIAAFYLDPYSRPGSKRGGAWMDECLVRSVADDGRPVLPVAYLVCNQSPPVGDTPSLMTFEEVETLFHEFGHGLQHMLTTVERPQAAGINNVEWDAVELPSQFMENWCYDRATLLGMARHWQSGEPLPEAEFAKLQAARTFMTGAATLRQVHLALTDLRLHSQWTPEDGRSPEALRREIASTTTVIAPIPEDALLCSFGHIFAGGYAAGYYSYKWAEVLSADAFSAFEDVGLENEEAIQATGRRFRATVLGLGGSRHPAEVFESFRGRQPSPEALIRHSGLVAVA; encoded by the coding sequence ATGCCATCCACCCTCGAAGCTCCTGTGGCCCTGCTGGTCGGCGAGGGCCTGCCTGACTACGCAGCGATCACTCCCGAGCAGGTCAGCGCGCACATGCCCGGCCTGCTGGCCGAGCTCGATCAGCAGCTCGACCGGCTGGAAGCAGAGCTCTCGGCAGCCCTCGAGGCCGAAGCTCCGCTGAATTGGCAGCAGGTGATGGGGCCGCTGCAGCGGCTGGGCGAGCGGCTGCGCTGGAGCTGGGGGGTGGTCAGCCACCTCAACGGCGTCTGCAACGGGCCGGAGCTGCGCACCGCCCATGCCGGCCAGCAGGCCGCCGTGGTGGCCTTCGGCAATCGCGTCGGCCAGAGCAGGGTGCTCTACCGGGCGCTGGAAACCCTCCAGGCCAGCAACGACCTCGATGACACCCAGCAGCGCATCCTCGCGGCCGAACGGCGCGACATGGAGCTGCGCGGCGTGGGGCTGGAAGGCGACGACCAGGCCGCCTTCAACGCCACCAGCCAGGAGCTGGCCGAACTCTCCACCCGCTTCGGCAACCAACTGCTCGATGCCACCAACGGCTGGAGCCTTCTGCTCACAGAAGCGGCCGAGGTGGAAGGGTTGCCCGAAAGCCTGCGCGGGCAGCTGGCTCAGGCGGCACGCCAGGCCGATCACCCCGAGGCCAGCGCCGCCGAGGGCCCCTGGTTGCTGGGCCTCGACATGCCCCGCTATGCCCCTTTTCTCAAATACAGCCGCCGCCGTGATCTGCGCGAGCGCCTCTACAAGGCCCATGTGAGCCGGGCCTCCGGCGAAGACGGCGGCAACGGGCCGCTGATCGAGCGGATCCTCACCTTGCGGCGCGAGCAGGCCCAGCGCCTGGGCTACGCCCACTGGGCCGATGTGAGCCTGGCCGCCAAGATGGCCGGCTCGGTGGAGGAGGTGGAGCGGCTGCTGGAGGATCTGCGTGCCGCCGCCCATCCCGTTGCCCTGCAGGAACTGGCCGAACTGCGCGCCTGTGCTGTCCGCGCCGGCGCCACTGAAGCCGAGGACCTCCAGGCCTGGGATGTGAGCTTCTGGGCGGAAGTCCGCCGGCAGGAAGCCTTCGCGCTCGACAGCGAGGCGCTGCGCCCCTGGTTCCCGCTGCCGCGCGTGCTGGATGGTCTGTTCGGCCTCTGCAACCGCCTGTTCGGCATCCGCATCAACGCCGCCGATGGCGAGGCGCCGGTGTGGCACCCCGATGTGCGCTACTTCCGCGTCGACGACGCCGGCAGCGGCGAAGCCATTGCAGCGTTCTATCTCGACCCCTACAGCCGTCCCGGCAGCAAAAGGGGCGGTGCCTGGATGGATGAATGCCTGGTGCGCAGCGTGGCGGACGACGGCCGGCCGGTGCTGCCGGTGGCCTACCTCGTGTGCAACCAGAGCCCGCCGGTGGGCGACACGCCCAGCCTGATGACCTTCGAGGAAGTGGAGACCCTCTTCCACGAATTCGGCCATGGTCTGCAGCACATGCTCACCACGGTGGAGCGGCCTCAGGCGGCAGGCATCAACAACGTGGAGTGGGATGCGGTAGAGCTGCCCAGCCAGTTCATGGAGAACTGGTGCTACGACCGCGCCACCCTGCTGGGCATGGCCCGCCACTGGCAGAGCGGCGAGCCCCTGCCCGAAGCGGAGTTCGCCAAGCTGCAGGCGGCCCGCACCTTCATGACCGGCGCCGCCACCCTGCGCCAGGTGCACCTGGCGCTCACCGATCTGCGCCTGCACAGCCAGTGGACCCCTGAGGACGGCCGCTCACCAGAGGCGCTGCGCCGTGAGATCGCTTCCACCACCACCGTGATCGCCCCGATCCCTGAAGACGCGCTGCTCTGCTCCTTCGGCCACATCTTCGCCGGCGGCTACGCAGCCGGCTACTACTCCTACAAATGGGCTGAGGTGCTCAGCGCCGATGCTTTCAGCGCCTTCGAGGATGTGGGTCTCGAGAACGAGGAGGCCATCCAGGCCACCGGTCGCCGCTTCCGCGCCACGGTGCTGGGGCTGGGGGGCAGCCGCCATCCGGCCGAGGTGTTCGAATCCTTCCGCGGCCGGCAGCCCTCGCCGGAAGCGCTGATCCGGCACTCGGGCCTGGTGGCGGTGGCCTGA
- a CDS encoding DUF2605 family protein, whose product MLDSLLDDFQRWFERGQDLLAYCPETVLGPTEQRDFDAMLTRSLQELMAARALRGAMSETLALDMQAMAPWHRLVMKVWGLSAALREAGVTLPPDRQKPALFPPPPPGDG is encoded by the coding sequence GTGCTCGATTCGTTGCTGGATGATTTTCAGCGTTGGTTCGAGCGGGGCCAAGATCTGCTGGCCTATTGCCCGGAAACGGTGCTGGGGCCCACGGAGCAGCGGGATTTTGATGCCATGCTTACGCGCTCGTTGCAGGAGTTGATGGCGGCACGAGCACTGCGCGGCGCCATGAGTGAAACCCTCGCCCTCGACATGCAGGCAATGGCCCCGTGGCACCGCCTTGTGATGAAGGTGTGGGGTTTGTCGGCAGCCTTGCGGGAGGCGGGGGTGACCCTGCCCCCGGACCGCCAGAAACCGGCCCTGTTCCCCCCGCCGCCCCCTGGAGACGGATGA
- the trpS gene encoding tryptophan--tRNA ligase: MTLRPRVLSGVQPTGSLHLGNWLGAIRNWVQLQDSHDTFFCVVDLHAITVPHDPALLAEATRRTAALYLACGIDPQRSTVFVQSQVPAHSELTWLLNCVTPLNWLERMIQFKEKARKQGDNVSVGLLDYPVLMAADILLYDADLVPVGEDQKQHLELARDIAQQRINARFAPEDQPLLKVPEPLILAEGARVMSLIDGRSKMSKSEPNEGSRLHLLDPPELITRKIKRAKTDPVMGLEFGNPERPEADNLLGLFALLSGKTRDTAAAECAAMGWGQFKPLLAEAAVAALQPLQERYAEIRRDEAYLSEVLREGKERAAAVATATLERVKAALGFLPAA, encoded by the coding sequence GTGACGCTTCGGCCACGTGTGCTCTCGGGCGTGCAACCCACCGGATCGCTGCACCTGGGCAACTGGCTGGGGGCGATCCGCAACTGGGTGCAACTGCAGGACAGCCACGACACATTTTTCTGTGTGGTGGATCTGCACGCGATCACGGTGCCGCACGATCCCGCCCTGCTGGCGGAGGCCACACGCCGCACCGCCGCCCTCTACCTGGCCTGCGGCATTGATCCACAGCGCTCCACGGTGTTCGTGCAGAGCCAGGTTCCGGCGCACAGTGAGCTCACCTGGCTGCTGAACTGCGTCACGCCGCTGAACTGGCTGGAGCGCATGATCCAGTTCAAGGAGAAGGCACGCAAGCAGGGCGACAACGTGTCGGTGGGGCTGCTCGATTACCCCGTGCTGATGGCTGCCGACATCCTTCTTTATGACGCCGATCTGGTGCCGGTAGGCGAAGACCAGAAGCAGCATCTGGAGCTCGCCCGCGACATCGCCCAGCAGCGCATCAATGCCCGCTTCGCGCCGGAAGACCAGCCGCTGCTGAAGGTGCCCGAGCCGTTGATCCTTGCGGAGGGTGCGCGGGTGATGAGCCTGATCGACGGCCGCAGCAAGATGAGCAAGAGCGAACCGAATGAGGGCTCACGCCTGCACCTGCTCGATCCGCCCGAGCTGATCACCAGAAAGATCAAACGCGCCAAGACCGATCCGGTGATGGGGCTGGAATTCGGCAACCCCGAACGCCCCGAAGCCGACAACCTGCTCGGGCTCTTCGCCCTGCTCAGCGGCAAGACACGGGACACCGCTGCCGCCGAATGCGCCGCGATGGGCTGGGGACAGTTCAAGCCATTGCTGGCAGAAGCCGCTGTGGCCGCCCTGCAGCCGCTGCAGGAGCGTTATGCCGAGATCCGCCGCGACGAGGCCTACCTGAGCGAAGTGCTGCGCGAGGGCAAGGAGCGGGCGGCAGCCGTGGCCACTGCCACGCTGGAGCGTGTGAAGGCAGCCCTGGGCTTCTTGCCGGCGGCCTGA
- the thrS gene encoding threonine--tRNA ligase encodes MPTASPAAEPASRSGETVTTPVLLPKTSESPQLLKIRHSMSHVLAMAVQKLFPRAQVTIGPWTESGFYYDFDHPEPFTEADLKAIKKEMGKIIGRRLPLERIEVSRAEAEARISAQNEPYKLEILAGLIEPITLYTLGEEWWDLCAGPHVANTSELNPKAFELESVAGAYWRGDEKRAQLQRIYGTAWETAEQLAEHQRRKQEALRRDHRRLGIDLDLFSIEDEAGAGLVFWHPRGARMRLLIEDFWRQAHFASGYELLYTPHVADLSLWKTSGHLDFYRESMFGPMDVDERQFQLKPMNCPFHVLTYANTLRSYKELPIRWAELGTVYRYERPGVMHGLMRVRGFTQDDAHIFCLPEQIGDEILGVLNLTETILSTFDFQNYEVHLSTRPEKSIGEDAVWELATAGLVEALDRKGWAYKIDEGGGAFYGPKIDIKIEDAIGRLWQCSTIQLDFNLPERFDLHYVAADGQRARPIMIHRAIFGSLERFFGILVENYAGDFPFWLAPEQIRLLPVTDEVLPHAHTVLAQLNAAGVRATLDRSGERLGKLIRKGEQMKIPLLGVIGTQEAEQGSVNLRSRRNGDLGAVALAELLAAAAQANSVRAAGLELPVG; translated from the coding sequence GTGCCTACCGCTTCCCCTGCCGCCGAGCCCGCCAGCCGCTCTGGGGAAACGGTCACCACCCCGGTGCTGCTGCCCAAAACGAGCGAAAGCCCCCAGCTGCTCAAAATTCGCCACTCGATGAGCCACGTGCTGGCCATGGCGGTCCAAAAGCTGTTTCCCCGGGCGCAGGTCACGATCGGCCCCTGGACCGAATCCGGCTTCTATTACGACTTCGACCATCCCGAACCCTTCACCGAAGCCGATCTCAAGGCGATCAAGAAGGAGATGGGCAAGATCATCGGCCGCCGCTTGCCGCTGGAGCGCATCGAGGTGAGCCGCGCTGAAGCGGAGGCGCGCATCTCGGCCCAGAACGAGCCCTACAAGCTGGAAATTCTCGCGGGCCTCATCGAGCCGATCACCCTCTACACGCTCGGCGAGGAGTGGTGGGATCTCTGCGCCGGGCCCCACGTGGCCAACACCAGCGAGTTGAATCCCAAGGCCTTCGAGCTGGAAAGCGTGGCCGGCGCCTACTGGCGCGGCGATGAGAAACGTGCCCAGCTGCAGCGCATCTATGGCACCGCCTGGGAAACAGCCGAGCAGCTGGCGGAGCACCAGCGCCGCAAGCAGGAGGCTCTGCGCCGCGATCACCGCCGGCTCGGCATCGACCTCGACCTCTTCTCCATCGAAGACGAGGCCGGTGCCGGCCTGGTGTTCTGGCATCCGCGCGGCGCCCGCATGCGGCTGTTGATCGAGGATTTCTGGCGGCAGGCGCACTTCGCCTCCGGCTATGAGCTGCTTTACACGCCCCATGTGGCCGATCTGAGCCTCTGGAAAACCTCCGGGCACCTGGATTTCTACCGGGAGAGCATGTTCGGCCCGATGGATGTGGATGAGCGGCAGTTCCAGCTCAAGCCGATGAACTGCCCCTTCCACGTGCTCACCTACGCCAACACCCTGCGCTCCTACAAGGAACTGCCGATCCGCTGGGCGGAGCTGGGCACGGTGTACCGCTACGAGCGGCCAGGAGTGATGCACGGTCTGATGCGCGTGCGCGGCTTCACCCAGGACGACGCCCACATCTTCTGTCTGCCCGAGCAGATCGGCGATGAAATCCTCGGTGTGCTCAACCTCACCGAAACCATCCTCTCCACCTTCGATTTCCAGAACTACGAGGTTCATCTCTCCACCCGGCCAGAGAAATCGATCGGGGAGGATGCTGTGTGGGAGCTGGCCACCGCCGGCCTGGTGGAGGCGCTCGATCGCAAGGGCTGGGCCTACAAGATCGATGAAGGGGGCGGCGCGTTCTACGGCCCCAAGATCGACATCAAGATCGAGGATGCGATCGGCCGGTTATGGCAATGCTCCACGATTCAGCTGGATTTCAACCTGCCCGAACGCTTCGATCTGCACTACGTGGCCGCCGATGGCCAGCGGGCGCGGCCGATCATGATTCACCGCGCCATCTTCGGCTCGCTGGAGCGCTTCTTCGGCATCCTGGTGGAAAACTACGCCGGTGATTTCCCCTTCTGGCTGGCACCGGAGCAGATCCGTCTGCTGCCGGTCACCGATGAGGTGCTGCCCCATGCCCACACCGTGCTCGCCCAGCTCAACGCCGCTGGAGTGAGAGCCACGCTGGATCGCAGCGGAGAACGGCTCGGCAAGCTGATCCGTAAGGGCGAGCAGATGAAGATTCCGCTGCTGGGCGTGATCGGCACCCAGGAAGCCGAGCAGGGCAGCGTCAACCTGCGCAGCCGCCGCAACGGTGATCTTGGCGCGGTGGCCCTGGCCGAGCTGCTGGCCGCAGCCGCCCAGGCCAACAGCGTGCGTGCGGCGGGTCTGGAGTTGCCGGTCGGCTGA
- a CDS encoding dihydroneopterin aldolase, which produces MTAASNPPGKPASATPSHPIVEPAGHPAGFGADAIHVRGLRLWAHVGVLERERLLGQWFELDLTLWWPLARAGRADALGLSLDYGVAIQALQRLARELRCLTLEAFAEQTLNTIERLYGPVPQRLELRKCRAPVPGFSGSVAVERWRHAERIGQPAGLPAAPATSASSGH; this is translated from the coding sequence GTGACTGCCGCCTCAAACCCGCCCGGCAAACCCGCCAGCGCCACGCCCAGCCACCCCATCGTTGAGCCTGCCGGCCACCCCGCAGGCTTTGGCGCGGACGCCATCCACGTGCGGGGCCTCCGGCTCTGGGCCCATGTGGGGGTGCTGGAGCGGGAGCGCCTGCTTGGCCAGTGGTTCGAGCTGGATCTCACCCTCTGGTGGCCACTGGCGCGGGCGGGGCGCGCCGATGCTCTGGGTCTAAGCCTTGATTACGGCGTGGCGATCCAGGCCCTGCAGCGGCTGGCCCGGGAGCTGCGCTGCCTCACCCTGGAGGCCTTTGCGGAGCAGACGCTCAACACGATCGAGCGGTTGTACGGCCCGGTGCCGCAGCGGCTGGAGCTGCGCAAGTGCCGAGCCCCTGTGCCGGGCTTCAGCGGCAGCGTGGCGGTGGAGCGCTGGCGGCACGCGGAGCGGATCGGCCAGCCGGCGGGGCTGCCTGCTGCACCTGCCACTTCTGCTTCCAGCGGCCACTGA
- a CDS encoding NAD(P)H-quinone oxidoreductase subunit 4: MDANLPLTAASSLPADFPWLTLIALIPAAGALLMPLVPGDGTDPRAPRTIALGVLLVDLLLILWVFSQGFDSSLSGLQLVERVPWLPALGLEWSLAADGLSAPLVVLSGLVTLLAVAASWNLNRKCQLYFGLLLLQASAQSLVFLSQDFLLFFLAWELELVPVYLLIAIWGGAQRQYAATKFILYTATASLLILISGLALALGGDGFTLNLQELSERSYGGSFALLCYLGFLIGFGVKLPMFPLHTWLPDAHGEANAPVSMLLAGVLLKMGGYALLRFNVQMLPDAHLRLAPALIVLGIVNIVYGALNAFAQDNVKRRIACSSVSHMGFVLLGIGAIDTLGLSGAMLQMISHGLIAASMFFVTGVFYERTKTLSIPNMGGLAKVLPITFAFFLASSLASLALPGMSGFISEITVFLGVTSNDSFTIGFRVITIILAAIGLVLTPVYLLSMSRRVFFGPRIPALAVVGDMKPRELVIGLVLLVPTLAIGFWPRLAIDLYGASTNALAEKLSAHAQLALGRLPVLG, from the coding sequence ATGGACGCCAATCTGCCCCTGACGGCCGCGTCCTCTCTCCCTGCAGACTTTCCCTGGCTCACGCTGATCGCCCTGATCCCGGCGGCGGGGGCCCTGTTGATGCCCCTGGTGCCCGGCGATGGCACCGATCCGCGCGCTCCCCGCACCATCGCCCTCGGGGTGCTGCTCGTCGACCTCCTGCTGATCCTTTGGGTGTTCAGCCAGGGCTTCGACAGCAGCCTCAGCGGCCTGCAACTGGTGGAGCGGGTGCCCTGGCTGCCCGCCCTCGGCCTGGAATGGTCGCTGGCCGCCGATGGCCTCTCGGCACCGCTCGTGGTGCTCAGCGGCCTGGTCACCCTGCTGGCGGTGGCCGCCAGCTGGAACCTCAACCGCAAGTGCCAGCTTTATTTCGGCTTGCTCCTGCTGCAGGCCTCCGCCCAATCGCTGGTGTTCCTCTCGCAGGATTTCCTGCTCTTCTTCCTGGCCTGGGAACTGGAGCTGGTGCCGGTGTACCTGCTGATCGCCATCTGGGGCGGCGCCCAGCGCCAGTACGCGGCCACTAAGTTCATCCTCTACACCGCCACAGCCTCACTGTTGATCCTTATCAGCGGACTGGCCCTGGCCCTCGGCGGTGACGGTTTCACCCTCAACCTGCAGGAACTCAGTGAGCGCTCCTACGGCGGCAGCTTCGCCCTGCTCTGTTACCTCGGCTTCCTGATCGGCTTCGGCGTGAAGTTGCCGATGTTCCCGCTGCACACCTGGCTGCCCGATGCCCACGGCGAAGCCAACGCGCCGGTGTCGATGCTGCTGGCCGGCGTGTTGCTCAAGATGGGCGGCTACGCCCTGCTGCGCTTCAACGTGCAGATGCTTCCCGACGCCCATCTGCGCCTGGCACCGGCGTTGATCGTGCTGGGCATTGTCAACATCGTGTATGGCGCGCTCAATGCCTTCGCCCAGGACAACGTCAAACGGAGGATCGCCTGCAGCTCGGTGAGCCACATGGGCTTCGTGCTGCTCGGCATCGGCGCCATCGACACCCTCGGGCTGAGCGGGGCCATGCTGCAGATGATCAGCCACGGCCTGATCGCCGCTTCGATGTTCTTCGTCACCGGTGTGTTCTACGAGCGCACCAAAACCCTGTCGATCCCCAACATGGGCGGCCTGGCCAAGGTGCTGCCGATCACCTTCGCCTTCTTCCTGGCCAGCTCCCTGGCCTCGCTGGCCCTGCCTGGAATGAGCGGCTTCATCAGTGAAATCACCGTGTTCCTGGGGGTCACCAGCAACGACAGCTTCACGATCGGCTTCCGTGTGATCACCATCATCCTTGCCGCCATCGGCCTGGTGCTCACCCCCGTCTATCTCCTGTCGATGAGTCGGCGGGTGTTCTTCGGCCCCAGGATTCCGGCCCTGGCCGTGGTGGGCGACATGAAGCCCCGCGAACTGGTGATCGGCCTGGTGCTGCTGGTCCCCACCCTGGCGATCGGCTTCTGGCCCCGCCTGGCCATTGATCTCTATGGCGCCAGCACCAACGCCCTGGCCGAGAAGCTCAGCGCCCACGCCCAGCTGGCCCTTGGCCGGCTTCCCGTCCTGGGCTGA
- a CDS encoding TM2 domain-containing protein: protein MASPLIERRHVALGYLFWACGFVGLCGLHRFYARKPLSGVLWLLTFGFCGIGQLIDALLISSMIEQANQPLVLQEALAKADTNRPEPLARQLLVLARSSGSVGFTLNDAILAVTLPAGTDHDAVRTEIEELLHEHLLDVGNDERGRVVYREP, encoded by the coding sequence ATGGCGAGCCCCCTGATCGAGCGACGCCACGTGGCACTCGGCTATCTGTTCTGGGCATGCGGCTTCGTCGGCCTGTGCGGTCTGCATCGCTTTTACGCCCGCAAGCCGCTGAGCGGGGTGTTGTGGCTGCTCACCTTTGGCTTCTGCGGCATCGGCCAACTGATTGATGCGCTGCTGATCAGCTCGATGATCGAGCAGGCCAACCAACCGCTGGTGTTGCAGGAAGCCCTCGCCAAAGCCGACACCAACCGCCCGGAGCCGTTGGCGCGCCAGTTGCTCGTGTTGGCCCGCAGTTCCGGCAGTGTTGGCTTCACCCTCAATGACGCGATCCTCGCTGTAACACTGCCTGCCGGCACCGACCACGACGCCGTGCGCACCGAAATCGAAGAGCTGCTGCATGAGCATCTGCTCGATGTGGGCAATGATGAACGTGGTCGCGTGGTGTACCGGGAGCCTTGA
- a CDS encoding triacylglycerol lipase has product MTALPPLVLVHGLWDTPRLFARLTRQLAGARDPLLIPHLPHRLGATRMRPLAERLGAAIEAAFGPDQPIDLLGFSMGGVIGRTWIQLLGGHQRTRRFISVGSPQQGTIVAQPWPSWLVGGIAEMKLGSPLVRELNGDLSGLEGVECQSYYSPLDQVVIPAWRGVLPVGPCTPLPPTLHQHILSDPRSLEALRQVLLAP; this is encoded by the coding sequence ATGACGGCGCTTCCCCCCCTTGTTCTCGTCCACGGTCTCTGGGACACCCCACGGCTGTTCGCACGGCTGACCCGCCAGCTGGCCGGCGCCCGCGACCCGCTGCTGATCCCCCACCTGCCCCACCGGCTCGGGGCCACCCGCATGCGGCCGCTGGCGGAGCGGCTCGGAGCGGCGATCGAGGCGGCCTTCGGCCCGGATCAGCCGATTGATCTGCTCGGCTTCTCCATGGGCGGAGTGATCGGTCGCACCTGGATCCAGCTGCTGGGTGGCCATCAGCGCACGCGGCGTTTCATCAGCGTCGGCAGCCCCCAGCAGGGCACGATCGTCGCCCAGCCGTGGCCCTCCTGGCTGGTGGGCGGCATCGCCGAGATGAAGCTGGGCAGCCCGCTGGTGCGCGAGCTCAACGGCGATCTCAGCGGCCTTGAGGGGGTGGAGTGCCAGAGCTACTACTCGCCTCTGGACCAGGTGGTGATACCGGCCTGGCGGGGCGTGCTGCCGGTGGGGCCGTGCACACCGCTGCCCCCCACCCTGCACCAGCACATCCTCAGTGACCCGCGCTCGCTGGAGGCGCTGCGGCAGGTGCTGCTGGCCCCCTGA
- a CDS encoding glucokinase: MPILLAGDIGGTKTLLATYAVREGQLVQLRSARYASAAWSDFSAMVRHFLAEGAQGTETGPPRQACFAVAGPVQNGQVKLTNLAWHLDAGALAKACAFEAVELVNDFAVLIHGLPHLSPEQQQPLRGNAHPAAAAATGPVAVLGAGTGLGVAIGVPGPHGPIALASEAAHAAFAPRQEQEWRLRQWLLNELELERVSIERVVSGTGLGHVARWMLRERDPGGSHPLHAPAEAWWQAERQGLAERPDLPALVAQAALAGEALAAAALDLWLGAYGSAAGDLALQTLCSGGLWVGGGTAAKLLPQLRSPVFLEAFGAKGRLSPVLKTIPLRALVDPGAGLFSAACRARTLMG, encoded by the coding sequence ATGCCCATCCTGCTGGCCGGCGATATCGGCGGCACCAAAACCCTGCTCGCCACCTATGCCGTGCGGGAGGGTCAGCTGGTGCAGCTGCGCTCGGCCCGCTATGCCTCGGCCGCCTGGAGCGATTTCAGCGCCATGGTGCGTCACTTCCTGGCCGAAGGTGCCCAGGGCACAGAGACAGGTCCGCCCCGCCAGGCCTGCTTCGCGGTAGCGGGGCCGGTGCAGAACGGCCAGGTGAAGCTCACCAACCTCGCCTGGCATCTCGATGCCGGCGCCCTGGCCAAGGCCTGCGCGTTCGAGGCCGTGGAGCTGGTGAACGACTTCGCCGTGCTGATCCATGGCCTGCCCCATCTTTCGCCCGAGCAGCAGCAACCGCTGCGCGGCAACGCCCACCCGGCTGCCGCCGCTGCCACGGGGCCGGTGGCCGTGCTCGGCGCCGGCACCGGCCTGGGGGTGGCGATCGGCGTGCCCGGCCCGCACGGCCCGATCGCCCTGGCCAGCGAAGCGGCCCATGCCGCCTTTGCGCCGCGCCAGGAGCAGGAATGGCGCCTGCGCCAATGGCTGCTCAACGAGCTGGAACTGGAGCGTGTCTCGATCGAGCGGGTGGTGAGCGGCACCGGGCTCGGCCATGTGGCGCGCTGGATGCTGCGGGAGCGCGATCCGGGCGGCAGCCACCCGTTGCACGCCCCGGCCGAGGCCTGGTGGCAGGCGGAGAGGCAGGGGCTGGCGGAGCGGCCGGATCTGCCGGCCCTGGTGGCCCAGGCGGCCCTGGCCGGCGAGGCGCTCGCTGCAGCGGCGCTCGATCTCTGGCTTGGGGCCTACGGCAGCGCCGCCGGCGACCTGGCCCTGCAGACGCTCTGCAGCGGCGGCCTGTGGGTGGGCGGCGGCACGGCCGCCAAGCTGCTGCCCCAGCTGCGTTCTCCCGTCTTCCTGGAGGCCTTCGGGGCGAAGGGGCGGCTCTCGCCGGTGCTGAAGACGATTCCGCTGCGGGCGCTGGTGGATCCGGGGGCTGGCCTGTTCAGCGCCGCCTGCCGCGCCCGCACCTTGATGGGCTGA
- the thrB gene encoding homoserine kinase: MVRPRIGQGVAVDVPATTANLGPGFDCLGAALDLNNHFQLTCIEGDGERFELIIEGSEGAHLRGGPDNLMYRSAQRVWKEAGEQPVALEARVRLAVPPARGLGSSATAIVAGLIGANALVGEPLSREKLLELAIDIEGHPDNVVPSLLGGLCMTAKAASHRWRVVRCEWHEAVKAVVAIPAIRLSTSEARRAMPRVVPIPDAVVNLGSLTLLLQGLRTGSGDLIADGMHDRLHEPYRWGLIQGGRQVREAALNAGAWGCVISGAGPTLLALSNRDQAAAVGRAMTQAWEREGVASRFQVLDLHLGGSRWEPLPDRN; this comes from the coding sequence ATGGTTAGGCCCCGCATCGGGCAGGGAGTGGCGGTGGATGTCCCCGCCACCACCGCCAACCTGGGGCCGGGGTTCGATTGTCTCGGCGCCGCCCTCGATCTCAACAACCACTTCCAGCTCACCTGCATCGAGGGGGATGGTGAGCGCTTCGAGCTGATCATCGAAGGCAGCGAGGGCGCCCACCTGCGCGGCGGCCCCGACAACCTCATGTACCGCTCGGCACAGCGGGTGTGGAAAGAGGCGGGCGAACAGCCGGTGGCGCTCGAAGCGCGGGTGCGGTTGGCGGTGCCGCCGGCGCGAGGCCTGGGCAGCAGTGCCACCGCAATCGTGGCCGGCCTGATCGGCGCCAATGCGCTGGTGGGAGAACCGCTCAGCCGCGAGAAGCTGCTGGAGCTGGCGATCGACATCGAAGGCCACCCCGACAACGTGGTGCCCTCCCTGCTCGGCGGCCTCTGCATGACGGCCAAGGCGGCGTCGCACCGCTGGCGCGTTGTGCGCTGTGAATGGCATGAAGCGGTGAAGGCCGTGGTGGCGATCCCGGCGATACGGCTTTCCACCAGCGAGGCGCGCCGGGCCATGCCGCGGGTGGTGCCGATCCCCGATGCGGTGGTGAACCTCGGCTCGCTCACCCTGCTGCTGCAGGGTCTGCGCACCGGCAGCGGCGATCTGATCGCCGATGGCATGCACGACCGTCTGCATGAGCCCTACCGCTGGGGCCTGATCCAGGGCGGCCGGCAGGTGCGGGAGGCGGCGCTGAACGCAGGGGCGTGGGGGTGTGTGATCAGCGGTGCCGGTCCGACGCTGCTGGCGCTCAGCAACCGCGACCAGGCCGCAGCGGTGGGCCGGGCGATGACCCAGGCCTGGGAACGGGAAGGGGTGGCCTCGCGCTTTCAGGTGCTGGATCTGCATCTGGGCGGCAGCCGCTGGGAGCCCTTGCCCGACCGCAACTGA